The Glycine max cultivar Williams 82 chromosome 3, Glycine_max_v4.0, whole genome shotgun sequence sequence tcttGTTATAAGTTCATTCtgattaataaataacaaaaaggtaaatcagttaactatttattttactttgtgTAATTACAATAAAACTTGAGAAAGGAATGAAGGTCACTCTTCAAAATTCGTTTGTAGAATAATTTAAGATGTTAAGAGTAGTTTAATAAGAGATCACAATTAGATCCGGatagataataaattatgattaaccTACTCAAAAGAGTATTGTTCTTAACAGATACTAATGtgatcttcaaaaaaaaaaaaaattgaatgtgtGGAGTGATagattcataaatttttttagtgaggacaataaatattttataatatttctataatagaaaaatatcataagttttataaaatacataatattatgacaaaaaaataatttaaatttttaaaattttttcatattataattgttttttatgtattttcattaaaaatgttttatgatTATTTCATTATCAACATTATAAAAAACATCTCCCAATATATGTAACTAAACAATCATTCAATCACTCATCTTCTCTCAAgtgattttacattttattctttacaaaattaattgcaAATAAAGatcttaaatgataaattttcttaattcattTATTGTTCTATTTGGGAATTGGGATGATAGTAAATGAATCATTGTACTCTATTGAATGTCTATTAGAGGAATTGGAGTATTAAAAATTAGGTTACTATTTTggtcctctaatttttttaagtttagtttagtccttttttttattttagggaaggattttgaatcttttttattgttttaaaatgtaaaatttgtcTCATTATATTTAcctacataaaaataataaaatctaacTAATGTTCAAGCAAAAATAGTGGCATAAATAAGGTGAGAATTGTATGAAAAGTGTGTcctagaaaaattgaagaatctcccaaaatcaatcaaaaagtTGTTCATGAGACTCACTTTTTAAGTTTCACGTcttgaatcaataaaaaaaaatttaattatgttcctaaatcaaaatcaattagtatttcaaaaattatataaaagtataTATCCATGtgtattttgttgattttgtagGTAAATCATAATTACATAGACTAGATCAATTGCTTAACAATTTGGAAAGTGAAGAGCAtggagacatttttttttattctcgcAGTGGaatataattaacaatttaactTTGGTAGTTATGGATAATTAATGAAATGTTTATTGACTACTTTGAAGTACAAGAATAGATGAATGTATATCTTGATTACCTAACTTAAGTTTTTCTTTATATAGAAACTTAAGTTATTCTGGTAATCTTGAATAAATagatgattgaagacattggtGGATTTAAGAATTTTCTTTAGTAGGGGGCAAAGAAATCATTTATAGtttctctatttttgtttataagacaatttttaaaaaaaattataatactcttttttaattgtttgttgcattaattatttttctctaaaatatctttaattaattaataattttgtagtCAAAATAATAATTGCTAGAAATTAAGGAGATAAattatttctctctcttgttTAGAATCAGAAAAAATAAGTAGCAActagtttgaaaaaaagaaaagagaaagatgattaatttttttaaaaataagaataattttgaaagaatattataaattattaataaatttaatttcactgattaaattaactaatttttttaaagagtgttaattagttaaaatgGTCTTATAAAGAATGATTGAGGGAATGGTATTTTCATAGAAAAAAGGATTACAAATTTTTACAATATACATAATGTCattataaaatagtttaaaatacttgtatttttacaaattataattccGTCCTTGTActttaaaaactaataacaaaaattagattaaattcACATGTTTTTTAAGTATAGagactaatttaatttatcaatatgaaattacaaatacTAAAATCAAGTTTGATTGTACTACAAagacttaaaacatattttatcattttaattatttgattttttttattaatattattgtcaaaatttaaaaaatattaaatattaaaattaataccaatttattctctcttttatctttcatctttcgtaattttttacattcatttcaaaaaatatatatttcatgggATTAATACCAATATTTTTATggggacaaaaataaaatatatggaatatattcaagtaaaaaaaatcattgatttCCCTCACACACTTCAACATGTATCAGCCACTGATTGAAGACTTTATATTTGTGAGTAATATGTTTGGTTATGAAGTGACACGGGTACTGAAATTTTaagtagttattataaaatttcattaaataattcttaaactgtattttgtaaattttattataattcatataatgattttttttaacatgacgATCTGTATTTGCAATATTGCgttcacaataaatatattaatttatttgttgatgTGCATAATGGAATGATTCCATAGACCAATGACATATTATGCATTACTTGAAAGGGAAATACTAGTAACATTTTCTGACATACTTTtttctaatacatttttttttattattggcagaaattattgaaaagaaaattattcacaACACATTTTCCAAttaacatgctttttgtaacatttattttacatgattaaaattttttaaaaattataaaattaggagAACAGCTTAGTAAATGAATGgtgaaattcataaaaaatttgatgtttaataaatttcaatcaagaGTAAAAAGTATCTTTAAAAGAGGATGTTAAAAAATGcattacaaaaatttattttattgaaataacttaaatatgtttttttcctgataaatgagtaatttttgttttgtctctaataaatttttattttttttgtccacAAATTTGTTTAGATAGagcattaaaaatgttttagatAACGtttgagagataaaaaaaataaaaaaatttataaaggactaaaaagttaaaataatatattatgaaccaaaacaaaaattttgtcATATATTagagaccaaaaatatatttaaccttattaaaatttataaaattttctcgGTCTCACATCttattaactacaaaaatatgtgtggaaaataacattaataaaaGAAGATTGTTGAAGAAAAGCGTCTCATCAAATAAGTGGTGGAAATATAGTGAGTTTGGTTGCTATTGTTAcctaaaataatgtaatttaattttaatcttgttATAAGTTTACTGtgactaataaataaacaaaaagataagttggttaaatatttactttactGTGTGTAAGCACAAGAAAACTTAAGAAGAGGATGAAGGTCACTCTTCAAAATTTGTTTGTAGAATAACTTGAGATCTTCAAAATTTGTTTGTAGAATAACTTGAGATGTTAAAACTTGTGCAAAGAGTAGTTTATGAAGAGATCACAACTAGGTCGGAATAGATAATAAATCATGATTAACCTATTCAAAAGAGTCTTGTTTTTAACATATACTAATGTgatctccaaaaaaaaaaattgaatgtgtGGATTGATAGATTCAAAAAATTTGTTAGTGaggacaataaatattttaaaatatttctatataagaaaaatatcataagttttacaaaatacgtaagacaaaagaataatttaaaatatttaaatttctacATATTATAATtgtcttttatgtattttcattaaaaatgctTTGTGATTGTTTCATtgtcaatattataaaaaaatatctctcaATATATGTAACTAAACAATCATTCATCTTTTGTCTCAAGTGAttgtacattttattttttacaaaattaattgcaAATAAAGatcttaaatgataaattttcttAATCCATTTATTGTTCTATTTGGGAATTGGGATGATAGTAAATGAATCATTGTACTCTATTGAATGTCTATTAGAGGAATTGGAGTATTATAAATTaggttattattttgatttttaataaatttcaatcaagaGTAAAATGtatgtttaaaagaaaatgttagaaaatgcattacaaaaatttattttattgaaataacttaaatatgttttttttatttttacaaatgagtaatttttgtttagtccctaataaaaaaatatgtttcggtccttaataattttttttttgtccacaAGTTTGTTTAGATAGagcattgaaaatgttttagatAACGCTTGAgagataaaaagtaaataaaaaatatataagggactaaaaagttaaaaaaaacattatgaaccaaaacaaaaatttgattatatattgcgaccaaaaatatatttaaccttattaaaatttataaaattttatatgtgTCACATCttattaactacaaaaatatgtgtgaaaaataatattaacaaaaaggAGATTGTTGAAGAAAAGTGtctcataaaaaaaagtaaagtgtTACTAACACTTTTTTAttgtattgattaaaatttatgaaaaattataaaatgaaaagagatatttattattaaataagatataagATCCATAAGCTTTTGTGACTTTTAATAGttgaattattgatattttaaaattaaatttggaaacTTGATAATCAAGGACGGATGGAGAGGGGAGTGAGCATGGACTCTAAACaccctccctccttcttggaacttttcatatatatatatatatatatgtaaagttaattagtataaaaataattttataaattcttattataataatgattaatataaattaatataaaattagttgtgtttgttattttattgtaatgattaaaatgataattagtgtaaaattatataaaattaattgtttgtttgttattataataatataaaaattagtttcaactttatgtataataataatactaacttttttaaaaattacatttattaaaatttagatatttaaacaattataaagtAAGAAAAATTTTTCAATcccttttataatatttatggaTCCCTCACAGttgataattgataaattaattagcCAATGCTTGAGGACTTATCATTTGCATTCCACCCGAAACATGAAACAATATGATTTAATagatttttatgtttaggaaaagaaaaaattaatcattactCCTTATAGTAGATTGAcaaatgcagtaaaaaaaacaaaaaagaatatgCATGTAGGGTCTCTAGTTTAACAATATAACTTGCATAGATGCTACACTAAAAAGACATTGACCAATAGCATTTGAATACTATTTAACTCGAGATCACACACTACCAGTAAGGCTAAAGAGTTTCTCAAgatctataaataaaattgatcaatttgtcattactttaaattttagatttaaaatgtTCTTTCTTCTCAATGTAAATTTTTCCCAATGGTTATTAAATTCTTTCAAGCTTGATCTCGTCaaagtaatatatttataatatataaaatcagaATCGTGAAATGTCACGTCATCTAAGATTCTTAGATTGAGATTAATGTAACCTGGCCTCTCATTTATAcaataatgtgtaatcgatgaCCTATGTATAGATGAATAAGAATTCTTTggatttgaaataaaaaataaatttgctaACATATATTTGTTTGGTCAAGAGTCCTTCGAATATTTTGATCTTATGGTAattgttttcaatatttttaaaataaaaaataaacatagcaAAGAAAGGATAGGTTCATTACCTAAAAAAATTGGTAAATTTCCTATAAGTAATTGAGTGTGAAAGCCAAATGAATGGAAAGATTCATGGGAAGAGATCctagatattttaaaatgaataaaaatagaatcTACTTCCATTAAGGGATTTATTAGATCATCGAAAATAGAAAATCTTGAAAACTATTTGAAACTCGGAAGAATTATGAGAAAGGACCATTGAACAGTTGAAAAAAAACCCAAACCCGCTTAATTAGCACTAATAACGTACATTTTATAATACATTCATTaatattggttgaaatttattaaaatataaattagactagtcgaaaagaagtaaaacttgtataattttgtaattctctataaatttcaaaaaataataataaaaaatcccaTGCCAGTAAATGTCTATTCTATTTCAAGTCAAAACGAAAagagttataattaaaatacactTATTATTGACAAACTTAAGTTGTAAACAAGCATTTTAAACCGTGAATAGAAAATCAACAGTTTTGTAACCATTGGTAGCATTTTCAGTATGTTTGCCAATGCGTATGATGTAAAAGAAGGATGTGAGGAGAcaaaaaatagtaagaaaaacaTGGTTCTTTGTTGGGATATTGAAACCTTATTTTCTTCTAGTATGTGTTAATAACATTGAACACCAAGAATGTTGAATAAGTCATTTATGTACACAATTTTgtgatttcaaataaattttaactaatattaacatgttagaaaaaaaattattagaaagtgTAATGCTAGTATTTTTgttggaataattataaattttcctATTATATCCTCTAACTTCCTTGTATTAAttgcattttatattttcaagacttaaaatacatatattttttatttaatattttctttataaggAAGTAGGAGGATTAGTAGAAGAATATATAgcattatattttctcttttatcaaaACTAACACTATAGTTTGAATTGTAGACAAGATCTACAATTCACACTaagtttaagaaagaaaataaagaacgggcattgttcatcattttcattaatttagcTCCTTCATTCATTTATATGTCTTGTATTGATATGTGAACATGTGCAAATTTTGTAACTTGTCATTTGTTTTCTCCTTTTTGAGTAATGAAAGTACCTGAGTTTCCATTGAGCATTTCATTTGTTTCATTCACTTTACAACTTCCATCATAAATCAAGTCACTTGTACCCTTTTTCATGTCACTCCATTCATaagcaaataaacattctaACCTTAGAATCCACTCTGCCTACAAATATTCCCTTTTAGTACTTGCCTAAATGGATCTGCATCAAAGACAATTGAGACATTGAAGACATTACTATCTAAATCATACAAGTCCTCAAGCTTTCTGTGACTACCACAAGTTATGCAAATCTCTCATGTGTTTCTCTCTTGTATTCAAAAAATCAGAGCGTGAGGTAGATATGTAAATGACTTTACAAGTTCTTGATCATTGACTACTTAGGGCATAAGTTATGCATGAAGAATATTATGCCCCATGAAGAGTAATTTTATGTGTACATAAAGATCAAAACCAACATCAAAATGTTACCTTCAAAGAACCAGCTGGAATTACTGCTTCTCTTCATGAGCATTGGCTCCTCCAGTTTTGGATTTCAATGGATCAGCAGGAACAAAAATATCATATGCACCTTCTTTTTCTCCTGCCTTCTTCATATCATCATCAATGCCATTGTAATCCAATTCCTTCAAAATGGAAGGAACTCGCATACCATCCTTACCATAAATTGTTCCCATTTCCATATCAAATTTATGTTTTGAGGatataaaacctttttcaaGATCTGAAGTATAGGATTCATCTTGAATATCATCCTCTATTGTAACCCATTCTCTAAAATTGACTAATTTACTTGGGATCTTAGCACAAGAAAGTTCTTTGAAGTTTGTCCATATTCCTTTTGTGAATGGATTTTCCTTCTTATCGTAGCGGTACCGAAAATTCTCATAAGTTgtctaaaacaaaagaaaatgtcaaaaaacAGTTAgtctaatattaataatatataagtcATGTGGTACTTTACATGATAAGACACACATAGGGGGTCAAATTTAAAGGAGCATTACAATGAATACTAAATATGGAGCCCAACTAATGTTGGAACCAAATATACTCAGAAATTCTCATACAAAAAATCCATCTCTAGCTTCATTTTTCATATCTTCACAACACTTTCCAAGGAAACAGCAAAAACTTATTTGAAGATATGATCCATTTGTTGGAAACTTATAAGATATAGCAGCAAACATAGTTCAAAGAAAATAGTCCCTGCAATATATGGTCTAAATTTACTATTTATaactaaaagtttaatttatatacattgTCAGTGTATCAAACATTTAATAGGAATTTATCTTATTATCACATCATATTAGTGAACAGAATGATGTGGTAAAGTAGTCAAATCTTATTAGATGTAATGACAATGTATATAAATCAAACTCTATAACTAACAAACAACTCTAAACGTTCCTTATAATGAATCAAAGATAACCAAAAATCTCACAAACACATACAAAAAGAAACCAACTCATAGATGTTTGAATTGTTAATGTCCATCCATCCATAGCTTATAGAAGCATACAATATAtagaattagaaaaagaaagagaataccTGGTTAGTcgaaatcaaataaagatgaaaaactgTTAGCCCTCCCACAAACCAAATAGCTATGAAGCAATATACAATGAGAGTAACTGATATGATATCGTGTGACATGTTGACCCATAATCTACCTTCTTGTCGAAGAATGTTAACCCAAGAAAATGCGAACACGTATATACACAACAAGGTTGATGATGATATGAATAATATGAAGAATGGGTAGTTACGCTGAAAAAACATGAAGACAAAGAAGAAAGTTAGGTTCTGTTGAAGATACGAGGAATATGAAGTTCACTATCTATTATGTAAATGGGTTACATATagtaaaatatgtatataaattcATCAGTATGTAAAAAGgccaagaagaaaaacaaaaggactTTTCTAATCATATGTTAAGGGATACTAGTTTGTCCATAGGCACAAAAGCAATGAGACTAACCTAGCACTCCAactaaattgaaaacaaaatgtaCACATTGTAATGTCTTtgatgttttaatatatttttcacaataagaaaaattagataaatgCAAACAATTTATAACTGGAtagcattttaaaaatcatttacttTTAATGAATTCCAATTAAATtcaacaaataatataattaggatttaatttaaatacattgataatataaatCTTTATACACTATTATTACATCaattattatatgtaataagattgttgacttttataataattatttaaaaaaatatatatgctgATTTAGAATTGGttgatagaaattaaactctaatataataaaatcattttcaactaaACAATGTTGTAGAGAAGTAAGAAAACTTTTACTTACTGATCCAATACACTGACCGACCCAAGGACAATGATGATCAAACTTCTGAACACAATTATTACAGATGGAACAATGGGAAGCACGTGGTGGACGATACAACAAGCAAGTATCACAAAATTTCACCTTCACTGTGTGGCCATTGACTAGAACATCTTTCACTCTGGGCAGCTTAAGATTAGGGGCCCTATTATTTACCCATTCCATGGATGGTGTGTTTATGTCTAATGGCTCATCTAATTCAGGTGGGTGAGCATTTCTGGGGATAATTCCTGGATCTCTACCAGATGtcatgaagagaaaaataaaatcctgTGGCAATTAACCAATCAAATGTCATGTTAAAAATACTATCTCCATGCCAAATACTCATTATTGAAAAGAAAACCTTTCAACTTTACCAACCAAAACTGTGAGAATCACTCCTCCAATTAGTACAGGGTTGCTAAAGTGAGGGTCTTCTTCCTTTAGTGATGCTAGCATTCTTATGCAAAATGTTGTTGCAGGACCTCCAATCAGGAATGACGTTAGAAAAAGGGATGATGCATCCTGACCAAAAACTAATCTTCCACCACATAGAAATTTCTAACATGAAGAAAAGGTTTatcaaaaaatagtttattagaAAGTACACTTAACCTTTATAGTCTAAGGCCCTATAGACGGGTTCTTAAATAAACAATTCAAGGAACTTTAACATAATCAGCGTTCA is a genomic window containing:
- the LOC100780235 gene encoding probable protein S-acyltransferase 1, whose amino-acid sequence is MFTNNSYLQNNNNLASPYPSRAVSVESSNVKKRLYQAWKGNNKFLCGGRLVFGQDASSLFLTSFLIGGPATTFCIRMLASLKEEDPHFSNPVLIGGVILTVLDFIFLFMTSGRDPGIIPRNAHPPELDEPLDINTPSMEWVNNRAPNLKLPRVKDVLVNGHTVKVKFCDTCLLYRPPRASHCSICNNCVQKFDHHCPWVGQCIGSRNYPFFILFISSSTLLCIYVFAFSWVNILRQEGRLWVNMSHDIISVTLIVYCFIAIWFVGGLTVFHLYLISTNQTTYENFRYRYDKKENPFTKGIWTNFKELSCAKIPSKLVNFREWVTIEDDIQDESYTSDLEKGFISSKHKFDMEMGTIYGKDGMRVPSILKELDYNGIDDDMKKAGEKEGAYDIFVPADPLKSKTGGANAHEEKQ